The proteins below come from a single Drosophila miranda strain MSH22 chromosome Y unlocalized genomic scaffold, D.miranda_PacBio2.1 Contig_Y1_pilon, whole genome shotgun sequence genomic window:
- the LOC117189636 gene encoding rho GTPase-activating protein 19-like codes for MDMEYANINEFNDRDLATRMRNSNYEKYKSLVRMHLSFELELNTDEFDMPCHEIVYEDKGKIKKWNRLSKKNRGPATGCTAGAGSKSAGNSPTETLQQQIDAGFLMQLEELKEFLMLEKNLSQEGLFRKTGAVSRQNELRMHIQHDQPLDLELTGFSAHDCATVFKSFLAELPEPLLTDAHYRAHLQIAPLSQALMGGQVAATAERQQHLNSVQLLLLLLPEEHRELLQHIIKMLHSVAAREESNKMSAENLAILFTPHLICPRQMPPEALHYTAKKMSSIVSYMIQQGLEIFEVPGKQATDIRAYFLERKRKKTMSPEQTLEESISDDSTVNTVYTFVDRAATAAANNSNYTDTALAQLYAHIQSLPESSKKRRLIKQFNKQNGQGTPLQVIARSSSVP; via the exons ATGGACATGGAATACGCCAACATCAATGAATTTAATGACCGCGACCTAGCGACACGCATGCGCAACAGCAATTATGAAAAATACAAGTCTCTGGTGCGCATGCACCTCTCCTTCGAGCTGGAACTAAACACCGACGA GTTCGACATGCCGTGCCATGAAATCGTCTACGAAGATAAGGGCAAGATAAAGAAGTGGAATCGCCTCTCCAAGAAGAATCGCGGGCCTGCCACAGGCTGCACGGCTGGGGCAGGCAGTAAGTCGGCGGGCAACAGTCCCACTGAAACGCTGCAGCAACAAATTGATGCAGGCTTTCTGATGCAACTGGAGGAGCTCAAAGAGTTTCTTATGCTGGAGAAGA ATCTCTCCCAGGAGGGACTATTTCGCAAGACAGGAGCCGTTTCCAGGCAGAACGAACTACGAATGCACATACAGCACGACCAGCCCTTGGATTTGGAACTGACAGGATTCTCGGCTCACGACTGTGCCACTGTTTTTAAGAGCTTTCTGGCCGAGCTGCCAGAGCCTTTGCTTACAGACGCCCACTATCGAGCACATCTTCAGATAGCGCCGCTTAGCCAGGCATTAATGGGGGGTCAGGTGGCGGCTACCGCAGAGCGCCAACAACATCTCAACTCGGTGCAgctgctccttctcctgctcccCGAAGAGCATCGCGAGTTACTGCAGCACATTATTAAAATGCTCCATTCGGTGGCAGCGCGTGAGGAGAGCAACAAGATGTCCGCGGAGAATTTGGCCATCTTGTTTACACCGCACCTGATTTGCCCCAGGCAAATGCCGCCTGAGGCGCTCCACTATACGGCGAAGAAGATGTCCAGCATTGTGTCCTACATGATTCAGCAGGGTCTGGAAATCTTCGAAGTTCCCGGAAAGCAAGCCACCGATATTCGGGCGTACTTTCTTGAGCGCAAACGCAAAAAAACCATGTCACCGGAGCAAACCCTTGAAGAATCCATCTCGGACGACTCGACGGTCAACACGGTGTACACTTTTGTAGATCGTGCCGCCACGGCAGcggcaaacaacagcaattACACGGACACTGCACTGGCGCAGCTGTACGCGCACATTCAGAGCCTTCCGGAGTCCTCCAAGAAGCGTCGCCTCATCAAGCAGTTTAACAAGCAAAACGGACAAG GCACACCGCTGCAGGTCATCGCGAGGAGCTCCAGCGTGCCATAA